A window of Eubacteriaceae bacterium ES3 contains these coding sequences:
- a CDS encoding cation-translocating P-type ATPase codes for MVEKKILSGLSTAEANKRLAQFGKNELTPLKKENLPQKLLHIISEPMFLLLMVAAVIYFILGEPGDGGVMLIFVIGMISIDVIQELKTDKTINALKDLSAPRITVIRDGQEITIESRNLVPGDLMLLYEGVKIPADGVIIHCSDLCVDESLLTGEAEGVWKTDETSNDSQDYWKINWCYAGTLVTQGIATVEVLKTGPSTEYGKIGMHIATTEEKETPLQKQTSRLVRIFASIAGVLLVMVGVFTFINIADLPLTERIIESILSGITLAMAMIPEEFPVILTVFLSLGAWRLAKKNALIRKLPSVETLGAVSVLCVDKTGTITMNQMTLQQTWSPVNTESALLHHMGMACETDAYDPMEKAMLLFCEQSGITRKELFSGRLITEYSFTNDLKMMGHVWEKDEQIIITAKGSPERIIQLCNLTALDRQTIDEKVSMMAKEGLRVIAVATQLIASEEEIPSQITDCQFLFSGLVGLLDPPREGISEDIALCNKAGIRVVMITGDNGITAASIAKKIGMEKCDSHLTGAMIDEMSDEILKEKVKNISIFSRVIPEHKMRIVDAFKSNGEIVAMTGDGVNDAPALKKADIGIAMGKRGSEVSREAADMILLDDNFTTIVETVKDGRRLYDNIKKAIGYVLTIHVPIAFASLLAPLLGIKPASVLLLPVHIVLLELLIDPTCSIVLERQPAESNVMTRPPRKTGASILDRSLLLKSAFQGLFIFAASFGAYFYTLSNEPQNVLLARSMGLSIIMLSNLFLVQVNSSSYDSIFTSIKRLARDRVMWGANILMILFILTIFYTPLSAFLKLAPLSYIQLLTALGLSALSVLWIEPVKYILRKLS; via the coding sequence ATGGTTGAGAAAAAAATTCTTTCAGGATTATCAACGGCCGAAGCTAATAAACGTCTGGCTCAATTTGGAAAAAATGAACTGACTCCTCTAAAAAAAGAAAACCTGCCTCAAAAATTGTTACATATTATTTCCGAACCGATGTTTTTACTGCTGATGGTAGCGGCTGTCATATACTTTATATTAGGTGAACCTGGTGACGGCGGGGTGATGCTAATTTTTGTCATCGGTATGATCAGCATAGATGTCATTCAGGAGTTAAAAACTGATAAAACCATTAATGCTTTAAAAGACTTATCCGCTCCGCGTATCACTGTCATTCGCGATGGTCAGGAAATTACCATCGAGAGCCGCAATCTGGTTCCTGGTGATCTGATGCTTCTGTATGAAGGGGTAAAGATACCTGCCGATGGCGTCATTATTCACTGCAGTGATCTTTGTGTTGATGAATCTTTACTGACCGGGGAAGCAGAAGGCGTCTGGAAAACTGATGAAACTTCCAATGATTCCCAGGATTACTGGAAAATAAACTGGTGTTATGCCGGAACTCTTGTCACTCAGGGAATTGCAACTGTTGAAGTATTAAAAACCGGTCCATCAACCGAGTACGGAAAAATAGGAATGCATATCGCTACAACTGAAGAAAAGGAAACCCCGCTTCAAAAGCAGACCAGCCGCCTGGTCAGAATATTCGCATCCATAGCGGGTGTATTGCTTGTTATGGTGGGAGTCTTTACCTTTATCAATATTGCTGATCTGCCATTAACAGAACGGATCATTGAAAGCATTTTATCGGGGATCACGCTGGCAATGGCAATGATTCCTGAAGAATTTCCTGTTATCTTAACCGTCTTTCTATCTCTGGGCGCCTGGAGACTGGCCAAAAAAAATGCCCTAATTCGCAAGCTGCCTTCAGTGGAAACTTTAGGGGCCGTGTCTGTTTTGTGTGTTGATAAAACCGGAACCATAACCATGAACCAAATGACCCTCCAGCAAACCTGGTCACCGGTAAATACTGAGAGCGCCTTACTCCATCATATGGGGATGGCCTGTGAGACTGATGCTTATGATCCCATGGAAAAGGCTATGTTATTGTTTTGCGAGCAATCAGGTATCACCAGAAAGGAACTTTTTAGCGGTCGACTTATTACAGAATACTCATTTACCAATGATCTTAAAATGATGGGCCATGTTTGGGAAAAAGACGAACAAATAATTATCACTGCCAAGGGCTCACCGGAACGAATCATCCAGCTGTGTAATCTCACTGCACTCGACCGTCAGACAATTGATGAAAAAGTATCTATGATGGCTAAAGAAGGTCTGCGTGTTATCGCTGTTGCAACCCAGCTTATAGCAAGTGAGGAAGAGATTCCATCTCAAATCACTGATTGCCAGTTCTTATTCAGTGGCCTGGTCGGTTTGTTAGACCCGCCCCGGGAAGGGATCAGTGAAGATATTGCCCTTTGTAATAAAGCTGGAATTCGAGTGGTCATGATAACCGGTGATAATGGTATAACCGCTGCTTCGATTGCCAAAAAAATCGGGATGGAAAAGTGTGACAGTCACCTTACCGGCGCGATGATTGATGAAATGTCTGATGAAATACTCAAAGAGAAAGTTAAAAACATCAGTATCTTTTCAAGAGTTATTCCTGAACATAAAATGCGGATTGTTGATGCTTTTAAATCAAATGGTGAAATCGTCGCAATGACAGGTGATGGTGTTAATGACGCGCCCGCTCTCAAAAAAGCTGATATTGGTATTGCTATGGGTAAAAGAGGCAGTGAAGTCTCCAGGGAAGCTGCCGATATGATTCTATTGGATGACAATTTTACGACCATCGTTGAAACCGTAAAAGATGGTCGCAGACTTTATGATAATATTAAAAAAGCTATCGGTTATGTTTTAACCATTCATGTCCCCATTGCCTTTGCTTCCCTGTTAGCACCGTTACTCGGTATCAAACCTGCCAGCGTTTTACTGCTGCCGGTTCATATTGTTTTGCTGGAACTGCTGATCGATCCAACCTGTTCGATTGTATTAGAACGACAACCGGCCGAATCAAATGTTATGACACGTCCACCCCGTAAAACTGGTGCCAGCATATTGGACAGGTCACTGTTATTGAAATCTGCTTTCCAGGGCTTGTTTATCTTTGCCGCCTCATTCGGTGCTTATTTTTATACCCTTAGCAATGAGCCACAAAATGTACTTTTAGCCCGTTCAATGGGACTCAGTATTATTATGTTATCTAATCTTTTTCTGGTTCAGGTCAACAGTTCCAGTTATGATTCAATTTTCACTTCAATAAAAAGACTGGCCAGAGATCGTGTTATGTGGGGCGCAAATATCCTAATGATTTTATTTATTCTAACGATCTTCTACACGCCGCTTTCCGCCTTTTTAAAACTGGCGCCATTATCTTATATTCAGCTATTGACCGCGTTAGGACTTTCTGCATTATCCGTATTATGGATTGAACCCGTCAAATATATCCTTAGAAAATTAAGCTAA
- a CDS encoding transposase produces the protein MLPQKQLSFAEIYADCTHFFEQDKHHFLSLLEEKLDLHALVPHSFYSHYYACNGRHRDFELCSILWAFILQRIFSIPTDTLLITFLKFSSELRDFCGFSRVPHASQLTRFKQDYLPDLQSFFHQLVDVTEPICQKIDAHKAMMTIFDTSGIEAYVTENNPKFANKIIKQLKAFKKTHQLNDSYDPYKAAYGAMPTHAKANSSIKQLYINGHFCYVYKFGMITNGLGIVRDISFYDANFLVDHPDIAVEKKSDSPDEDKSLHDTKALIPVLSDFFKKHPLIVPKLFIGDAAFDSSVIYHSLLTDLKFEKAFIPLNSRGSLSYSDCPVNEHGIPCCPDNPSLPMKPEGKTRRKNGLVRFKFTCPKTRWVRQQSGKSKRQCFCEKPCTPSSCGRMFYVYPEKNLRAYPGTLRGTDEWQQIYKIRGVVEQSLNHFKDSFCVAGRKTRNARTLRADLLLAGITQLITVILADNIHQLQYIRSLKKLIA, from the coding sequence ATTTTACCACAAAAACAGCTTTCGTTTGCTGAAATTTATGCTGATTGCACTCATTTTTTTGAACAGGACAAACATCACTTTCTTTCACTGCTGGAAGAAAAACTTGACCTTCATGCTCTGGTTCCACATTCTTTTTACAGTCATTACTATGCTTGTAATGGGCGACACCGTGATTTTGAGCTTTGTTCCATTCTTTGGGCATTCATTCTGCAGCGAATTTTTTCCATTCCCACTGACACCCTGCTGATCACTTTTCTCAAGTTTTCCAGCGAATTAAGGGATTTCTGCGGTTTCAGCAGAGTTCCCCACGCATCCCAGCTGACTCGCTTCAAGCAAGATTATCTTCCGGACTTACAATCGTTTTTTCATCAACTTGTTGATGTAACTGAACCAATCTGCCAAAAGATCGATGCTCATAAGGCCATGATGACCATCTTTGATACTTCGGGAATTGAAGCCTATGTTACTGAAAATAATCCCAAATTTGCCAATAAAATCATCAAACAGCTCAAAGCTTTCAAGAAAACCCATCAGCTGAATGATTCCTATGATCCCTACAAGGCCGCCTATGGCGCCATGCCCACCCACGCTAAAGCCAATTCTTCTATTAAACAGCTTTATATCAACGGTCATTTCTGTTATGTCTATAAATTCGGCATGATCACCAACGGCCTTGGCATTGTCCGGGATATCTCTTTTTATGATGCCAACTTTCTGGTTGATCATCCTGATATTGCTGTTGAGAAAAAGTCTGATTCTCCCGACGAGGACAAGTCGCTCCATGATACCAAAGCACTTATTCCTGTTCTTTCCGACTTTTTTAAAAAGCATCCGCTGATTGTTCCCAAACTTTTTATTGGTGATGCCGCTTTTGACAGCTCAGTCATTTATCACTCGCTGCTGACTGATTTAAAGTTTGAAAAAGCCTTCATTCCCCTCAATTCGCGGGGCTCCCTTTCTTATTCCGATTGCCCGGTTAATGAGCATGGTATCCCCTGTTGTCCGGACAACCCTTCACTTCCCATGAAACCGGAAGGTAAAACCAGGCGTAAAAATGGTCTCGTCCGCTTTAAATTTACCTGTCCCAAAACCCGATGGGTCAGGCAGCAATCCGGTAAATCCAAACGTCAGTGTTTCTGCGAAAAACCCTGCACACCTTCTTCCTGTGGCCGGATGTTCTATGTTTACCCTGAAAAAAACCTTAGAGCTTACCCAGGTACGCTTCGGGGTACTGACGAGTGGCAGCAAATCTATAAAATTCGCGGTGTTGTTGAACAGTCACTCAATCATTTCAAAGATTCTTTCTGTGTTGCCGGTCGCAAAACAAGAAATGCTCGGACGCTTCGCGCGGATCTGCTCCTGGCTGGCATTACCCAGCTGATTACTGTCATTCTTGCTGACAACATTCATCAGCTTCAATACATCCGCAGTCTTAAAAAACTGATTGCCTAA
- the scfB gene encoding thioether cross-link-forming SCIFF peptide maturase — MIHQYQLNGLNIVLDVDTSSVLTVDELSYEILERYEKNDKEAITQSLSPKYDKEEILEAYREIESLIKEGVLFSKHDYNPAEYGNTDLIKALCLHVAHDCNLKCEYCFAAQGDFEGEKCLMPLEVGKKAIDFLVRQSRNRKNLEIDFFGGEPLMNLEVVKQLVIYGNEVAKANDKNFKYTMTTNGVLLDEKTREYLNDTMDNVVLSLDGRKEVNDQMRKTINDQGSYDVIIENIKKMADLRGYKDHYIRGTFTHHNLDFSEDVRFMAEQGFKSISVEPVVAEPKHDYAIRDEDLEILKKEYDKLALDYLNQEEEGLDYNFFHFNVELDQGPCAYKRLSGCGAGRDYVAVTPQGDIYPCHQFVGDESFKIGDVESGIINHDIKDHFDAGNLLKKESCQSCWAKYFCGGGCHANAYNFNGTIMKPHEISCELEKRRVENAIMIEVIKEEQN, encoded by the coding sequence ATGATACATCAATACCAGTTAAATGGATTAAATATAGTATTAGACGTGGATACCAGCTCAGTACTGACAGTCGATGAGCTTTCTTATGAGATTCTTGAACGTTATGAAAAAAATGACAAAGAAGCAATTACTCAGTCCTTAAGCCCTAAATACGATAAAGAAGAGATTTTAGAAGCTTATCGTGAGATAGAAAGCCTGATTAAGGAAGGGGTTTTATTTAGTAAACACGACTATAATCCTGCTGAGTATGGCAACACTGATTTAATCAAGGCGCTTTGCCTTCATGTTGCCCATGATTGTAACCTGAAATGTGAATACTGTTTTGCCGCCCAGGGCGACTTTGAAGGTGAAAAATGCCTGATGCCCTTGGAAGTTGGGAAGAAAGCCATCGATTTTCTGGTTAGACAATCCCGTAATCGAAAAAATCTGGAGATTGACTTTTTTGGCGGTGAACCTTTGATGAATCTGGAGGTCGTCAAGCAACTGGTCATCTATGGAAATGAAGTTGCAAAAGCGAATGATAAAAATTTTAAATATACCATGACCACCAATGGTGTTTTACTTGATGAGAAGACCAGAGAATATCTTAATGATACTATGGATAATGTGGTATTAAGTCTGGATGGTCGTAAAGAAGTCAATGATCAGATGAGAAAAACTATCAATGATCAGGGCTCTTATGATGTGATTATCGAGAATATCAAAAAAATGGCGGACTTAAGAGGGTATAAAGATCACTATATTAGAGGGACATTTACCCACCACAATCTTGATTTTTCAGAAGACGTCAGATTCATGGCTGAACAAGGATTTAAAAGTATTTCAGTTGAGCCAGTTGTAGCAGAACCCAAACATGATTATGCGATTCGTGATGAAGATCTGGAAATTTTAAAAAAAGAGTACGATAAACTGGCCCTTGACTACTTGAATCAGGAAGAAGAAGGTCTTGACTATAATTTTTTCCATTTTAATGTTGAACTTGATCAGGGTCCCTGTGCCTACAAAAGACTTTCAGGTTGCGGAGCTGGGAGAGACTATGTAGCCGTAACGCCGCAGGGAGATATTTACCCCTGTCATCAGTTTGTTGGCGATGAAAGCTTTAAAATAGGGGATGTCGAGTCTGGGATTATTAATCACGATATAAAGGACCACTTTGATGCCGGTAATCTTTTAAAAAAGGAAAGCTGCCAGAGCTGCTGGGCCAAGTATTTTTGTGGTGGTGGCTGTCATGCCAATGCCTACAATTTCAACGGGACAATTATGAAACCCCATGAAATAAGTTGCGAACTTGAAAAAAGACGGGTAGAAAACGCGATTATGATCGAGGTTATTAAAGAAGAACAGAACTGA
- the scfA gene encoding six-cysteine ranthipeptide SCIFF, with protein sequence MKHIKLVKKGRLTDVKNKGCGECQTSCQSACKTSCTVGNQKCKQSK encoded by the coding sequence ATGAAGCATATTAAACTTGTGAAAAAAGGTCGTTTAACTGATGTGAAAAATAAGGGTTGTGGCGAATGTCAGACATCTTGTCAGTCAGCTTGTAAAACCTCTTGTACTGTTGGTAATCAAAAGTGTAAACAATCAAAATAA
- the yajC gene encoding preprotein translocase subunit YajC — MGLDLTMILPLVLVLVFFYFFVIRPQNKQRKEVESMRSNMKPGDEILTIGGFYGIIYAIGNENVTIELLPDYHKALITKSAIAKVVNSADTEDLEEEAAETQDDAELEEPRVVDAEYEEIDETKE, encoded by the coding sequence ATGGGATTGGATTTAACAATGATTCTTCCTTTGGTGCTTGTTCTGGTTTTCTTCTATTTCTTTGTGATTCGACCACAGAATAAACAGCGAAAAGAAGTTGAGAGCATGCGCTCAAACATGAAACCAGGAGATGAGATTCTGACCATCGGCGGTTTTTATGGCATTATTTATGCAATTGGAAACGAAAATGTTACCATTGAATTATTGCCGGATTATCATAAGGCGTTAATTACTAAATCGGCTATCGCTAAAGTGGTTAATTCAGCAGATACTGAAGATCTTGAGGAAGAAGCAGCAGAAACTCAGGATGACGCAGAACTGGAAGAACCAAGAGTGGTAGATGCAGAATACGAAGAAATTGACGAAACTAAGGAATAG
- the tgt gene encoding tRNA guanosine(34) transglycosylase Tgt, with product MSEFRYELMKECKDTGARVGKIHTPHGVINTPIFMPVGTQATVKSMTSEDLVEMDANIILGNTYHLYLRPGQDIMDKAGGLHNFMNWDRPILTDSGGFQVFSLNDLRKITEEGVEFVSHLDGSRHFMTPEKSIDMQNSIGADIIMCFDECAPADADYEYTKKSMEMTTRWARRCKEAHKRPDVQALFGIVQGGMYEDLRAQSVKELLEIDFPGYSIGGLSVGEAKDVMYRILDATTPLLPKDKPRYLMGVGSLDALFEGVVRGIDMFDCVLQTRIARNGTAFTSQGKVVVRNATYKEDFSPLDPECDCFVCRNYNRAYLRHLIKTGEILGARLLTYHNLYFTLVTMRKIREAIMDDRLLAYKREFFEKFGITE from the coding sequence ATGAGTGAGTTTCGATATGAACTGATGAAGGAGTGTAAAGATACTGGGGCAAGAGTGGGAAAAATCCATACCCCGCATGGTGTTATCAATACTCCGATTTTTATGCCAGTAGGAACCCAGGCGACGGTTAAATCAATGACTTCCGAAGATCTGGTGGAAATGGATGCAAATATTATTTTAGGAAATACTTATCATCTGTATTTAAGGCCTGGTCAGGATATTATGGATAAGGCCGGCGGACTGCATAATTTCATGAACTGGGATCGTCCAATCTTAACTGATAGCGGTGGATTTCAGGTTTTTTCTTTAAATGACTTAAGAAAAATCACCGAAGAAGGAGTTGAATTTGTTTCCCATCTTGATGGTTCCCGCCATTTCATGACCCCGGAAAAATCAATTGATATGCAAAATTCGATTGGTGCTGACATCATTATGTGCTTTGATGAATGTGCGCCTGCTGATGCTGACTACGAGTATACGAAAAAATCCATGGAAATGACCACCCGCTGGGCCAGAAGATGTAAAGAAGCTCATAAACGGCCTGATGTTCAGGCATTATTTGGAATTGTTCAAGGGGGAATGTATGAAGATCTTCGGGCACAAAGTGTTAAAGAGCTGCTGGAAATCGATTTTCCCGGTTATTCAATTGGCGGCTTAAGCGTTGGAGAAGCGAAGGACGTCATGTATCGGATACTTGATGCGACGACGCCTTTATTGCCAAAGGATAAACCCCGATATTTGATGGGAGTTGGATCTCTAGATGCACTCTTTGAAGGGGTAGTACGTGGAATTGATATGTTTGATTGCGTACTCCAGACACGAATAGCCAGAAATGGCACCGCGTTTACCAGCCAGGGGAAAGTGGTCGTTCGTAATGCCACCTATAAAGAGGATTTTTCACCCTTGGATCCGGAATGTGATTGTTTCGTTTGCCGAAACTATAACCGTGCTTATTTACGTCATCTGATTAAGACCGGGGAAATTTTGGGGGCCAGGTTATTGACATATCATAACTTATACTTTACACTTGTAACGATGAGAAAAATTCGTGAAGCGATAATGGATGATCGTCTATTAGCTTACAAACGTGAGTTTTTTGAAAAATTCGGAATAACCGAATAA
- the queA gene encoding tRNA preQ1(34) S-adenosylmethionine ribosyltransferase-isomerase QueA has translation MNKSDFYYDLPEEQIAQSPLEKRDDSRLMVINRETGEIKDQHFYDLLSYLKAGDLLVMNNTKVLPARLFGKKEGSGGQVEILLLRHLASHEWEIMVKPGKRAKIGSKIRFSPELTGEIVGTTEGGLRIIHFYYEGIFEEIIDKIGLMPIPPYIHETLKDKTRYQTVYAKIEGSAAAPTAGLHFTPDLIEEIEKKGVNVTEVTLHVGIGTFRPVKTDDIEAHHMHEEYFEVSEETAHLIQETRKNGGRVIAVGTTSVRTLESNANIHEGQVCAYAGSTDIFIYPGYEWRVVDALITNFHLPESTLLMLVSAFYDHQSVMEAYRQAVERKYRFFSFGDAMFIYGNKKEKVLLTDCTKRSN, from the coding sequence ATGAATAAATCAGATTTTTATTATGATCTGCCGGAGGAGCAGATCGCCCAGTCACCGTTGGAAAAAAGGGATGATTCCCGATTGATGGTGATTAACCGGGAGACTGGGGAGATAAAGGACCAGCATTTTTATGATCTGCTGTCTTATTTAAAAGCGGGAGATCTTTTGGTGATGAACAATACCAAAGTTTTGCCGGCTAGATTGTTTGGTAAAAAAGAAGGTTCGGGCGGCCAGGTAGAAATTTTACTTTTAAGACATTTAGCCAGTCATGAATGGGAAATTATGGTTAAGCCGGGAAAACGGGCAAAAATCGGGTCGAAAATTCGTTTTAGTCCGGAATTGACCGGTGAAATTGTCGGGACCACCGAAGGTGGACTGCGAATCATCCATTTCTATTATGAAGGAATATTCGAGGAGATTATAGATAAAATTGGTTTGATGCCGATTCCGCCTTATATCCATGAAACCTTAAAAGATAAAACCCGCTATCAGACAGTTTATGCTAAAATTGAAGGCTCGGCGGCAGCCCCTACAGCAGGTCTTCATTTTACACCTGACTTGATTGAAGAAATCGAAAAAAAGGGTGTTAATGTGACTGAAGTAACCCTCCATGTGGGGATTGGGACCTTTAGACCAGTGAAAACTGATGATATCGAAGCCCATCATATGCATGAAGAATACTTTGAGGTTTCTGAAGAGACCGCCCATCTAATCCAGGAAACCAGAAAAAATGGGGGACGGGTGATTGCCGTGGGAACAACTTCAGTGAGAACGCTGGAGAGTAATGCCAACATCCATGAAGGTCAAGTATGCGCTTATGCCGGTTCGACTGATATTTTTATTTATCCGGGTTATGAGTGGCGGGTTGTGGATGCTCTGATTACCAATTTTCATCTGCCGGAGTCAACGCTGCTGATGCTGGTATCAGCCTTTTATGATCATCAGTCAGTCATGGAAGCTTATCGGCAGGCGGTAGAAAGAAAATACCGCTTTTTCAGTTTTGGCGATGCCATGTTTATCTATGGTAATAAAAAGGAAAAAGTCCTGTTGACTGATTGTACAAAAAGGAGTAATTAA
- the ruvB gene encoding Holliday junction branch migration DNA helicase RuvB — MKDRIITTDFTEQDLDIERNLRPQGLSEYVGQERVKKQMDIFIKAAKKRSESLDHVLLYGPPGLGKTTLANIIANEMGVGIKTTSGPAIEKAGDLAAILTALKEGDILFIDEIHRLQRSVEEVLYPAMEDFALDIVIGKGPGARSIRLELPPFTLIGATTRVGLLTSPLRDRFGVIQRLELYNAEELTKIISRSSGILEVEIDEDGAKELAIRSRGTPRIANRLLKRVRDYCEIEGRGVIDLQSTREALDLFEVDAVGLDQIDRIMLLAIIEKFSGGPVGLDTLAAAIGEEKNTIEEVYEPYLIQLGFLVKTPRGRMITPHGYRHLGLMAPEEDANQQISMSFNNDKEEVNE; from the coding sequence ATGAAAGATCGCATCATCACGACAGATTTTACTGAACAGGATCTGGATATTGAAAGAAATCTACGTCCCCAGGGTTTAAGTGAATATGTCGGCCAGGAACGGGTTAAAAAACAGATGGATATTTTTATCAAGGCGGCGAAAAAAAGAAGTGAAAGCCTTGATCATGTACTCTTGTATGGGCCGCCGGGTTTGGGAAAAACTACCCTGGCAAATATTATAGCCAATGAAATGGGCGTGGGGATTAAAACCACATCCGGACCGGCAATTGAGAAGGCTGGAGATCTGGCTGCCATTTTAACCGCTTTAAAAGAAGGCGATATTTTATTTATCGATGAGATTCACAGACTTCAGCGTTCAGTTGAAGAGGTTTTGTATCCGGCAATGGAAGATTTTGCACTGGATATTGTTATCGGCAAAGGGCCAGGTGCCAGATCGATTCGTCTGGAGCTCCCGCCTTTCACCTTAATTGGTGCGACAACCAGGGTGGGTTTACTGACTTCACCGCTGAGAGATCGCTTTGGAGTGATTCAGCGGCTGGAACTATACAATGCCGAGGAACTGACAAAAATAATCAGCCGTTCTTCAGGAATTCTGGAAGTGGAAATCGATGAAGATGGGGCAAAAGAACTGGCTATCCGGTCCCGGGGAACACCTAGAATCGCCAATCGTCTGCTAAAAAGAGTGCGCGACTACTGTGAAATTGAAGGACGAGGTGTGATTGACCTGCAATCCACCAGAGAAGCGCTTGATCTCTTTGAAGTGGATGCAGTCGGGCTTGATCAGATTGACCGAATTATGCTGTTGGCAATTATCGAAAAATTTTCTGGTGGACCGGTAGGATTAGACACTTTAGCAGCTGCAATTGGTGAAGAAAAAAACACCATTGAAGAAGTTTATGAACCCTACCTGATTCAATTGGGATTTCTCGTTAAAACTCCTCGTGGCAGGATGATAACACCTCATGGTTATCGTCATCTGGGATTAATGGCACCGGAAGAGGATGCAAATCAGCAAATAAGTATGTCGTTTAATAATGATAAGGAAGAAGTGAATGAATAA
- the ruvA gene encoding Holliday junction branch migration protein RuvA, translating to MYEYIIGALKEQYSDSIVVECQKIGYLLKTSNTTLQELPAMNAEVKLYLHQVIKEDEHALYGFMTTDEREMFRTMIGISGIGPKAAMGLLSQFSRGELIMHILNNDPKAIAKAPGIGLKTASRIILELKDRFKDVKLDTSDVIVGIKTGGLAQEATEALLGLGFLEQEASQMVKSIYSEELSLEELIAGALRGANPLKGR from the coding sequence ATGTACGAATATATTATTGGCGCATTAAAAGAGCAATACAGTGACTCGATCGTGGTGGAATGTCAGAAAATCGGTTATCTGTTAAAAACCTCCAACACGACTTTACAGGAATTACCGGCAATGAACGCAGAGGTGAAGTTGTATCTGCATCAGGTTATTAAGGAAGATGAACACGCCCTTTACGGATTTATGACGACTGACGAACGGGAAATGTTTCGCACCATGATTGGGATCTCGGGTATTGGCCCTAAGGCAGCCATGGGTTTATTATCCCAGTTTTCCAGAGGTGAGCTGATTATGCATATCCTTAACAATGATCCCAAAGCGATTGCCAAGGCGCCGGGAATTGGTTTAAAAACGGCAAGCCGGATTATTCTAGAACTAAAGGATCGTTTTAAAGACGTGAAACTGGATACTTCAGATGTGATAGTTGGGATTAAAACTGGTGGCCTTGCCCAGGAAGCTACCGAAGCACTATTAGGACTTGGATTTTTGGAACAGGAAGCATCACAGATGGTAAAGAGCATTTATTCAGAGGAGCTGTCACTGGAAGAGTTGATTGCCGGAGCTCTTAGAGGGGCTAATCCGCTGAAGGGAAGGTAG